One genomic window of Paraburkholderia phytofirmans PsJN includes the following:
- a CDS encoding DUF1272 domain-containing protein encodes MLELRPSCEGCGKSLPPNASDAMICTYECTFCEVCALTSLRNVCPNCGGNFQHRPVRTRAQLEKHPAGTTPHPVSIDEASHAHFFERYRDTPPGER; translated from the coding sequence ATGCTGGAACTGAGACCGTCTTGTGAAGGATGCGGCAAGTCACTGCCGCCGAACGCGTCCGACGCCATGATCTGCACATACGAGTGCACCTTCTGCGAAGTGTGCGCGCTCACTTCGCTACGCAACGTGTGTCCGAATTGCGGCGGCAATTTCCAGCACCGGCCGGTTCGCACGCGCGCGCAGCTTGAGAAACATCCGGCCGGCACCACGCCGCATCCCGTCTCGATCGACGAAGCGTCGCACGCGCATTTCTTCGAGCGCTATCGGGACACGCCGCCAGGCGAGCGCTAG